In one window of Lewinella sp. 4G2 DNA:
- the pulA gene encoding type I pullulanase, whose protein sequence is MTIRQLFLPVLIVLLSMFFSSCEPDRPVYNSLDEYPVYGYNDLGVTYSPEKTIFKLWSPAAQKARVKLYSTDNPSASPDETLDMEEIDGAWTIVQSGDLDGTYYTYQIRVNGNWKAEATDPYARAVGRNGLRGQVVDLKATNPTGWENDKAPDFADKSEAILYELHVRDLSIDPSSGIEHKGKFLGLTERGTKTKAGVATGLDHLIEMGVTHVHLLPSYDYFTVDESRLNEAQYNWGYDPQNYNVPEGSYSTNPSDGKVRIREFKQMVMALHEAGIRIVMDVVYNHTGKSEDSHFQELIPDYFYRFREDGTMSNASACGNEIASERPMVRKYIRESVAYWMKEYHVDGFRFDLMGIHDIATMNEISKQLHEADPSVLLYGEGWKAGDSPLPDSLLALKANTPRLDRVAAFSDDIRDGIKGSVFIHEEKGFATGARNVDQSVRFGVVGSTQHPQITYDSVNYSNAPWAPEPTQSIGYVSCHDNHTLWDRIAISNKSNGPGTREKMHRLALGIVLTSQSIPFLHAGTEMCRSKGGEENSYKSPDSVNAIKWKTKAQHPQTLAYVKDLIALRKSHPAFRLGSTAAIQEHLAFVDTEDDQLVAYTIKDAPEEDWSEIMVVYNGAPESKRLPLPAGSWKVICKDGKVNSDGIGRDLSRRTNVSGSSMLILARS, encoded by the coding sequence ATGACCATTCGCCAATTATTCTTACCCGTTCTTATCGTTCTCCTCAGTATGTTCTTCAGTTCCTGCGAGCCGGACCGGCCGGTCTACAATTCTCTCGACGAATATCCCGTATACGGCTACAATGACCTTGGCGTAACCTACTCGCCCGAGAAAACAATATTCAAGTTGTGGTCTCCCGCCGCCCAGAAGGCCAGGGTGAAGCTGTATTCTACGGATAATCCCTCCGCCAGCCCCGACGAGACGTTGGACATGGAGGAGATCGACGGCGCCTGGACGATCGTGCAATCCGGTGACCTGGACGGGACCTATTATACTTACCAGATCCGCGTCAACGGCAATTGGAAAGCCGAAGCGACGGACCCATACGCACGAGCCGTAGGGAGGAATGGCCTCCGCGGCCAGGTCGTCGACCTTAAAGCGACCAACCCCACCGGATGGGAAAACGATAAGGCACCCGACTTCGCCGATAAGAGTGAAGCCATCCTCTACGAATTGCACGTCCGCGACCTCAGTATCGACCCCAGTTCTGGTATCGAGCACAAGGGTAAATTCCTTGGACTGACGGAACGGGGAACAAAGACGAAGGCTGGGGTAGCGACGGGTTTAGACCACCTCATCGAAATGGGCGTTACCCACGTCCACCTTCTACCCAGCTACGACTATTTTACCGTGGACGAATCGCGGTTAAACGAGGCCCAGTACAACTGGGGCTACGACCCGCAGAATTACAACGTACCGGAAGGCAGCTACTCCACCAACCCTTCCGACGGAAAGGTGCGTATCCGGGAGTTCAAGCAAATGGTCATGGCACTCCACGAAGCTGGTATCCGTATCGTCATGGACGTCGTCTACAACCACACGGGCAAATCTGAGGACAGCCACTTCCAGGAGTTGATCCCCGACTACTTCTACCGCTTCCGGGAGGATGGCACGATGAGTAACGCCAGCGCCTGTGGCAACGAGATCGCCAGTGAACGGCCGATGGTCCGTAAGTACATCCGTGAATCGGTGGCTTACTGGATGAAGGAATACCACGTCGACGGCTTCCGCTTCGACCTGATGGGTATCCATGACATTGCCACCATGAATGAGATATCCAAGCAACTGCACGAGGCGGACCCCAGCGTCCTGCTCTACGGAGAGGGTTGGAAGGCCGGCGATAGCCCCCTTCCCGACAGTCTCCTGGCCCTCAAAGCCAATACCCCCCGTCTCGACCGGGTAGCTGCTTTCTCGGACGACATCCGGGATGGCATCAAGGGGAGCGTATTTATCCACGAAGAAAAAGGATTCGCTACGGGCGCCCGTAATGTCGACCAGAGCGTCCGCTTCGGCGTCGTCGGTTCCACCCAACATCCACAGATCACTTACGATAGCGTCAACTACAGCAACGCGCCCTGGGCGCCGGAGCCCACGCAGTCGATCGGTTACGTAAGCTGTCACGACAACCACACGTTGTGGGATCGGATCGCCATCAGCAATAAAAGCAATGGACCGGGCACGCGGGAAAAGATGCACCGTCTTGCTCTCGGTATCGTCCTGACGAGCCAGAGCATCCCCTTTCTGCACGCCGGTACGGAGATGTGCCGGTCTAAAGGTGGGGAGGAAAACAGTTACAAAAGCCCCGACTCCGTCAATGCTATCAAGTGGAAGACGAAGGCGCAGCACCCGCAAACATTGGCCTACGTGAAGGATTTAATCGCGCTGCGTAAGTCCCACCCCGCGTTCCGCCTTGGGTCCACGGCCGCCATTCAGGAACACCTTGCTTTCGTCGACACGGAGGATGATCAGCTCGTTGCCTACACCATCAAGGACGCGCCGGAGGAAGATTGGTCCGAAATCATGGTCGTTTACAACGGGGCGCCGGAAAGCAAAAGGCTTCCCCTCCCCGCCGGTAGCTGGAAAGTGATCTGTAAGGATGGCAAAGTCAACTCGGATGGCATCGGGCGTGATCTTAGTCGCCGGACGAACGTCAGTGGCTCCTCTATGCTGATTTTGGCCCGGTCCTGA